One genomic segment of Candidatus Hydrogenedentota bacterium includes these proteins:
- a CDS encoding histidine triad nucleotide-binding protein, with protein sequence MADECIFCKIASGEIPCEAVYEDEDVFAFRDLHPGAPSHVLVIPRRHIPRITDTDDAELLGKLLIGANKVAEKEGLIEKGFRYAVNFGEHGGQLVMHVHIHVLGGRPLAWPPG encoded by the coding sequence ATGGCGGATGAATGTATTTTTTGCAAGATTGCGTCGGGAGAAATCCCCTGCGAGGCCGTTTATGAGGACGAGGACGTCTTTGCGTTTCGGGACCTTCACCCCGGCGCGCCGTCGCACGTGTTGGTGATTCCGCGCCGCCATATCCCGCGGATCACGGACACGGACGACGCCGAACTCTTGGGCAAACTCCTGATCGGCGCCAACAAGGTTGCCGAAAAGGAAGGCCTTATCGAAAAAGGGTTCCGTTACGCAGTCAATTTCGGCGAACACGGCGGCCAACTGGTCATGCACGTCCACATCCATGTGCTGGGCGGGCGGCCGTTGGCATGGCCGCCGGGTTGA